One Pseudomonas rhizophila DNA window includes the following coding sequences:
- the proC gene encoding pyrroline-5-carboxylate reductase produces the protein MSNTRIAFIGAGNMAASLIGGLRAKGLDASQIRASDPGAETRARVSTEHGIETFADNAQAIEGADVVVLAVKPQAMKTVCEAIRPSLKPHQMVVSIAAGITCASMNNWLGSQPIVRCMPNTPALLRQGVSGLFATAQVTAEQRQQAEELLSAVGLALWLETEQQLDAVTAVSGSGPAYFFLLIEAMTAAGEKLGLPRETAAKLTLQTALGAAHMAVSSDVDAAELRRRVTSPAGTTEAAIKSFQAGGFEALVEKALGAAAHRSAEMAEQLGQ, from the coding sequence ATGAGCAACACACGTATTGCCTTCATCGGCGCCGGCAACATGGCCGCCAGCCTGATCGGCGGCCTGCGGGCCAAGGGTCTGGACGCTTCGCAGATCCGCGCCAGCGATCCGGGGGCCGAGACTCGCGCCCGGGTGAGCACAGAGCACGGCATCGAAACGTTCGCCGACAACGCCCAGGCCATCGAGGGCGCGGACGTCGTCGTGCTGGCGGTCAAGCCACAGGCGATGAAAACTGTTTGCGAGGCCATTCGTCCAAGCCTCAAACCCCATCAGATGGTGGTGTCGATCGCCGCCGGCATTACCTGCGCCAGCATGAACAACTGGCTCGGGTCCCAGCCGATCGTGCGCTGCATGCCCAACACCCCGGCGCTGCTGCGCCAGGGCGTCAGTGGGCTGTTCGCGACCGCACAAGTGACCGCCGAACAGCGCCAGCAGGCCGAAGAGCTGCTCTCGGCCGTAGGCCTGGCACTGTGGCTGGAAACCGAGCAGCAACTGGATGCGGTGACGGCCGTGTCCGGCTCGGGCCCGGCATACTTTTTCCTGCTGATCGAAGCCATGACCGCCGCCGGTGAAAAACTCGGCCTGCCGCGCGAAACCGCCGCCAAACTGACGTTGCAGACCGCCCTGGGCGCCGCCCACATGGCAGTGTCCAGCGATGTCGATGCGGCCGAACTGCGGCGCCGGGTGACTTCGCCAGCAGGCACCACCGAAGCCGCCATAAAATCGTTCCAGGCCGGGGGCTTCGAAGCCCTGGTGGAAAAAGCACTCGGCGCCGCCGCGCACCGCTCGGCCGAAATGGCCGAACAACTGGGCCAATAA
- a CDS encoding YggS family pyridoxal phosphate-dependent enzyme gives MSTIADNIAQVRSRIRAAEQAAHRDEHSVQLLAVSKTKPAQALREAYAAGLRDFGENYLQEALGKQAELTDLPLIWHFIGPIQSNKTRAIAEHFDWVHSVDRLKIAQRLSEQRPADLPPLNICIQVNVSGEDSKSGCTAADLPALASAISALPRLKLRGLMAIPEPTEERAAQDAAFAAVQRLQADLKLPLDTLSMGMSHDLESAIAQGATWVRIGTALFGARDYSRS, from the coding sequence ATGTCCACGATAGCAGACAACATTGCTCAGGTTAGATCGCGTATCCGCGCAGCCGAACAAGCCGCCCACCGCGACGAACACAGCGTGCAGCTGCTGGCGGTGAGCAAGACCAAGCCCGCCCAGGCCCTGCGTGAAGCCTATGCCGCCGGCCTGCGGGACTTTGGCGAGAACTATCTGCAGGAGGCGCTGGGCAAACAGGCCGAACTGACCGACCTGCCCTTGATCTGGCACTTCATCGGCCCCATTCAATCGAACAAGACGCGCGCTATCGCCGAACATTTCGACTGGGTGCATTCCGTGGATCGTTTGAAAATTGCACAACGCCTGTCCGAGCAGCGCCCGGCCGACCTACCGCCGCTGAATATCTGCATCCAGGTCAACGTCAGCGGTGAAGACAGCAAATCCGGCTGCACCGCGGCGGACCTGCCCGCTCTGGCCAGCGCCATCAGCGCGTTGCCACGCCTGAAGCTGCGTGGGTTGATGGCGATTCCCGAACCGACCGAGGAGCGTGCCGCCCAGGATGCCGCCTTCGCAGCGGTTCAACGCTTGCAAGCCGATCTGAAGCTACCGCTGGACACCCTTTCCATGGGCATGAGCCATGACCTCGAGTCGGCCATTGCCCAGGGCGCCACCTGGGTGCGGATCGGTACCGCGCTGTTTGGTGCGCGCGACTATAGCCGTAGCTAG
- a CDS encoding type IV pilus twitching motility protein PilT, producing the protein MDITELLAFSAKQGASDLHLSAGLPPMIRVDGDVRRINLPALDHKQVHELIYDIMNDRQRVDYEKFLETDFSFDVPGVARFRVNAFNQNRGAGAVFRTIPSKVLTMEDLGMGDVFRKVTEAPRGLVLVTGPTGSGKSTTLAAMIDYLNTHKHHHILTIEDPIEFVHEPRKCLINQREVHRDTQSFSTALRSALREDPDVILVGEMRDLETIRLALTAAETGHLVFGTLHTTSAAKTIDRVVDVFPGDEKSMVRSMLSESLQAVISQTLVKKIGGGRVAAHEIMLGTSAIRNLIREDKVAQMYSAIQTGGSLGMQTLDMCLKDLLNKGLISREHARERARTPDNF; encoded by the coding sequence ATGGATATCACTGAGCTACTGGCGTTCAGCGCCAAACAGGGCGCATCGGACCTGCACTTGTCCGCCGGGCTGCCGCCGATGATCCGTGTCGATGGCGATGTGAGGCGGATCAACCTGCCGGCCCTGGACCACAAGCAGGTCCATGAGCTGATCTACGACATCATGAACGACCGGCAGCGGGTAGATTACGAGAAGTTTCTGGAAACCGACTTTTCCTTCGACGTGCCGGGCGTCGCACGGTTCCGGGTCAATGCGTTCAACCAGAATCGCGGTGCAGGTGCGGTGTTCCGGACCATCCCGTCGAAAGTCCTGACCATGGAAGACCTGGGGATGGGCGATGTGTTTCGCAAGGTGACCGAGGCGCCTCGCGGGCTGGTGTTGGTGACCGGGCCGACCGGCTCCGGCAAGTCCACCACCCTGGCGGCGATGATCGACTACCTCAACACCCACAAACACCATCACATCCTCACCATCGAAGATCCCATCGAGTTTGTCCACGAGCCGCGCAAATGCCTGATCAACCAGCGCGAAGTGCACCGCGACACCCAAAGTTTCTCCACGGCCCTGCGCTCAGCCCTGCGCGAAGACCCGGACGTGATTCTGGTGGGGGAGATGCGTGACCTGGAGACCATCCGCCTGGCCCTGACCGCCGCCGAAACCGGTCACCTAGTGTTTGGCACCTTGCACACCACCTCGGCGGCCAAGACCATCGACCGGGTGGTGGACGTGTTCCCGGGGGATGAGAAATCCATGGTCCGCTCGATGTTGTCCGAATCCTTGCAGGCGGTGATTTCACAGACGCTGGTCAAGAAGATTGGCGGCGGCCGGGTCGCGGCTCATGAAATCATGCTGGGAACGTCGGCGATCCGTAACCTGATCCGCGAGGACAAGGTGGCACAGATGTACTCGGCGATCCAGACCGGTGGGTCGCTGGGGATGCAGACATTGGATATGTGTTTGAAGGATTTGCTGAACAAGGGGCTGATCAGCCGCGAGCATGCGCGGGAGCGGGCGCGTACGCCGGATAACTTCTGA
- a CDS encoding C40 family peptidase, translated as MRPFIKTWLTICLLLPLAAHATNREQRLPNVNGYTPKSHVSAPSSKNKRNAQRLSTANSKLVPVMTAKTSSNVLSRAVNVLGTPYRWGGSSPSKGFDCSGLVKYAFNDATFDLPRTSNAMASGHGQKVDRKDLKPGDLIFFKLKSRRVNHVAIYLGNDRFIHAPRRGKSVTIDTLNKPYWNSHYVLAKRVLPKEPKGMQLVQR; from the coding sequence ATGCGTCCATTTATCAAGACATGGCTAACCATTTGCCTATTATTGCCCCTGGCCGCCCACGCCACCAATCGTGAGCAACGTCTTCCCAACGTCAACGGCTACACCCCCAAATCTCATGTTTCTGCTCCTTCGAGCAAGAACAAGCGAAACGCCCAGCGTTTGAGCACCGCCAATAGCAAGCTGGTTCCGGTCATGACCGCCAAGACAAGCAGCAACGTCTTGAGCCGTGCCGTGAACGTACTGGGAACACCTTACCGTTGGGGCGGCAGTAGCCCAAGCAAAGGTTTCGATTGCAGCGGCCTGGTGAAGTACGCCTTCAACGATGCCACCTTCGACCTGCCGCGCACTTCCAATGCGATGGCCAGCGGTCACGGCCAGAAGGTCGATCGCAAGGACCTCAAGCCCGGCGATCTGATCTTCTTCAAGCTCAAGAGCCGCCGGGTCAACCACGTGGCCATCTACCTGGGCAATGACCGCTTCATCCACGCCCCGCGCCGTGGCAAGTCGGTGACCATCGACACCTTGAACAAGCCGTACTGGAACAGCCACTACGTCCTTGCCAAGCGGGTGCTGCCCAAAGAGCCGAAAGGGATGCAGCTGGTTCAGCGCTGA
- a CDS encoding NINE protein, which yields MNSYQQDALRDTHSKVIGYLLWIFGFTGAHRFYYGKPVTGTIWFFTFGLLGIGWLIDLFLIPAMDREADLRFTPGPLEYSVAWILLTFLGVLGVHRMYQGKWLTGILYLLTGGVFFLGVLYDFWTLNDQVSIRNAQKRGAFH from the coding sequence ATGAACAGCTATCAGCAGGACGCTTTACGCGATACCCACAGCAAAGTGATCGGCTATCTCTTGTGGATTTTCGGCTTTACCGGCGCCCACCGCTTCTACTACGGCAAGCCGGTCACCGGCACGATCTGGTTTTTCACCTTCGGCCTGTTGGGCATCGGCTGGCTGATCGACCTGTTCCTGATTCCGGCCATGGATCGGGAGGCCGATCTGCGCTTCACCCCGGGTCCCCTCGAGTACAGCGTGGCGTGGATTCTGCTGACGTTTCTCGGTGTGCTGGGTGTGCACCGCATGTACCAGGGCAAATGGCTCACCGGCATCCTTTACCTGCTGACTGGCGGGGTGTTTTTCCTGGGGGTGCTGTATGACTTCTGGACGCTGAACGATCAGGTCTCGATTCGCAATGCGCAGAAGCGCGGGGCTTTTCACTAA
- a CDS encoding dihydroorotase produces the protein MKLSILGARVIDPASGLDQVTDIHIDACKIVALGAAPAGFTAVDTLNAQGLVAAPGLVDLNVALREPGYSRKGSIVSETQAAAAGGVTSLCCPPQTKPVLDTSAVAELILDRAREAGNTKVFPIGALSKGLDGEQLAELIALRDAGCVAFGNGLNSFRNTRTLCRALEYAATFGLTVIFNSQDHDLAEGGLAHEGPTASFLGLPGIPETAETVALARDLLLVEQSGVRAHFSQLTSARGAALIAQAQARGLPVTADVALYQLILTDEALIDFNSVYHVQPPLRTRADRDGLREAVKSGVISAISSHHQPHERDAKLAPFGATEPGISSVELLLPLAMTLVEDGLLDLPTLLARLSNGPADALQLPVGKLAVGAAADLVLFDPAASTVAGEAWRSKGDNCPFLGHSLPGVVRYTLMDGRITHQA, from the coding sequence GTGAAGCTCAGCATTCTCGGCGCACGCGTGATCGATCCGGCCAGCGGCCTGGATCAAGTGACTGACATCCATATCGATGCCTGCAAAATTGTCGCCCTTGGCGCCGCTCCAGCCGGTTTTACCGCCGTTGATACCCTCAACGCCCAAGGCCTGGTGGCCGCCCCTGGCCTGGTGGACCTGAACGTCGCCCTGCGCGAACCCGGTTACAGCCGCAAAGGCAGTATCGTCAGCGAAACCCAGGCTGCCGCCGCCGGTGGCGTGACCAGTTTGTGCTGCCCGCCACAGACCAAGCCGGTACTGGACACCTCGGCCGTGGCCGAGCTGATCCTCGATCGCGCCCGCGAAGCCGGCAACACCAAGGTCTTCCCTATCGGCGCCTTGAGCAAAGGCCTCGATGGCGAGCAACTGGCAGAACTCATTGCGCTACGCGACGCCGGTTGCGTGGCGTTCGGCAATGGTCTGAACAGTTTTCGCAATACCCGCACCCTGTGCCGCGCCCTGGAATACGCTGCGACCTTCGGCCTGACGGTGATCTTCAACTCCCAGGATCACGATCTGGCTGAAGGTGGGCTGGCCCACGAAGGCCCGACCGCCAGTTTCCTCGGCCTGCCAGGCATTCCGGAAACCGCCGAAACCGTGGCCCTGGCCCGGGACCTGCTGCTGGTGGAACAAAGCGGCGTGCGCGCACACTTCAGCCAGTTGACCAGCGCCCGCGGCGCCGCACTGATCGCCCAGGCCCAGGCTCGCGGCCTGCCCGTCACCGCCGATGTAGCGCTGTACCAACTGATCCTGACCGACGAAGCGCTGATCGACTTCAACAGCGTCTATCACGTCCAGCCGCCGCTGCGCACCCGCGCCGACCGCGATGGCTTGCGCGAGGCTGTGAAGTCCGGGGTGATCTCGGCCATCTCCAGCCATCACCAGCCCCACGAGCGCGATGCCAAGCTGGCACCATTCGGCGCCACGGAACCGGGCATCAGCAGTGTCGAACTGTTGCTGCCACTGGCCATGACACTGGTGGAAGACGGATTGCTGGACCTGCCGACCCTGCTCGCACGCCTGAGCAACGGCCCGGCCGACGCGCTGCAATTACCGGTGGGTAAACTGGCAGTGGGCGCGGCGGCGGACTTGGTGCTGTTCGACCCGGCGGCGTCCACTGTGGCGGGTGAAGCCTGGCGCTCCAAGGGTGACAACTGCCCGTTCCTTGGCCACAGTTTGCCGGGGGTGGTGCGTTATACGCTGATGGATGGGCGGATTACTCACCAGGCCTGA
- a CDS encoding aspartate carbamoyltransferase catalytic subunit, whose product MTPLETKRALQLNDQGQLRHFLSLDGLRRELLTEILDTADSFLEVGARAVKKVPLLRGKTVCNVFFENSTRTRTTFELAAQRLSADVITLNVSTSSASKGETLLDTLRNLEAMAADMFVVRHGDSGAAHFIAEHVCPQVAIINGGDGRHAHPTQGMLDMLTIRRHKGSFENLSVAIVGDILHSRVARSNMLALKTLGCPDIRVIAPKTLLPIGVEQYGVKVYTDMTEGLKDVDVVIMLRLQRERMTGGLLPSEGEFYRLFGLTTARLAGAKPDAIVMHPGPINRGVEIESAVADGPHSVILNQVTYGIAIRMAVLSMAMSGQTAQRQFDQENAQ is encoded by the coding sequence ATGACGCCTCTCGAAACCAAGCGAGCGCTACAGCTCAACGATCAGGGCCAGCTGCGGCACTTCCTGTCCCTCGACGGCCTGCGCCGCGAGCTGCTGACGGAAATCCTCGACACCGCCGATTCGTTCCTCGAAGTCGGGGCCCGGGCGGTCAAGAAAGTCCCGTTGCTGCGCGGCAAGACCGTGTGCAACGTGTTCTTCGAAAACTCCACCCGCACCCGCACCACCTTCGAACTGGCGGCCCAGCGACTGTCGGCGGACGTGATCACCCTGAACGTGTCCACCTCCTCGGCGAGCAAGGGCGAAACCCTGCTCGACACCTTGCGCAACCTCGAGGCCATGGCGGCCGACATGTTCGTCGTGCGTCACGGTGATTCCGGCGCGGCGCATTTCATTGCCGAGCATGTATGCCCGCAAGTGGCGATCATCAACGGCGGCGACGGCCGTCACGCCCACCCAACCCAGGGCATGCTGGACATGCTGACCATCCGTCGGCACAAGGGCAGCTTCGAGAACCTGTCGGTGGCTATCGTCGGCGACATCCTGCACTCGCGGGTGGCCCGTTCGAACATGCTCGCCCTCAAGACCCTCGGCTGCCCGGACATCCGCGTGATCGCGCCGAAAACCCTGCTGCCCATTGGCGTCGAGCAGTATGGCGTGAAGGTCTACACCGACATGACCGAAGGCCTCAAGGACGTGGACGTGGTGATCATGCTGCGCCTGCAGCGCGAACGCATGACCGGCGGCCTGCTGCCGAGCGAAGGCGAGTTCTACCGCCTGTTCGGCCTGACCACCGCGCGCCTGGCCGGGGCCAAGCCGGACGCCATCGTCATGCACCCGGGGCCGATCAACCGCGGGGTGGAGATCGAGTCGGCAGTGGCCGACGGACCACATTCGGTGATCCTCAACCAGGTGACCTACGGCATCGCCATCCGTATGGCCGTGCTGTCCATGGCCATGAGCGGGCAAACGGCCCAGCGCCAATTCGACCAGGAGAACGCCCAGTGA
- the pyrR gene encoding bifunctional pyr operon transcriptional regulator/uracil phosphoribosyltransferase PyrR has protein sequence MSLPNPAELISQMAIRLTAHLEQRGISEPRYIGIRTGGVWVAQALLEELGSDAPLGTLDVSFYRDDFSQNGLHPQVRPSALPFEIEGQHLVLIDDVLMSGRTIRAAMNELFDYGRPASVTLVCLLDLDAAELPIRPNVVGATLTLAAHERVKLSGPAPLQLELQDLAL, from the coding sequence ATGAGCCTGCCCAATCCCGCCGAACTGATCAGCCAGATGGCGATTCGTCTCACGGCGCATCTGGAACAACGCGGCATCAGCGAACCGCGCTACATCGGCATTCGCACCGGTGGCGTCTGGGTCGCCCAGGCCTTGCTCGAAGAACTGGGCAGCGATGCGCCGCTGGGCACCCTCGATGTGTCGTTCTACCGCGACGACTTCAGCCAGAACGGCCTGCACCCGCAAGTGCGCCCTTCGGCCCTGCCGTTCGAGATTGAAGGCCAGCATCTGGTACTGATCGACGATGTGCTGATGAGCGGCCGGACCATCCGCGCCGCCATGAACGAACTGTTCGATTATGGCCGCCCCGCCAGCGTGACCCTGGTGTGCCTGCTGGACCTGGACGCCGCCGAGCTGCCGATCCGCCCGAACGTGGTCGGCGCGACGCTGACGCTGGCCGCCCACGAGCGAGTCAAGCTGTCCGGCCCCGCGCCGCTGCAACTCGAACTGCAAGACCTTGCCCTTTAA
- the ruvX gene encoding Holliday junction resolvase RuvX — protein sequence MALRLLLGFDYGTKQIGVAVGQVITGQARELCTLKAQNGVPDWNQVEALIKEWKPDAVVVGLPLNMDGTPSDMCVRAEKFARRLNGRYNLPFYTHDERLTTFEAKGERLVRGGQKGSYRDNPVDAIAAALLLQGWLDANAALFET from the coding sequence ATGGCCCTGCGCTTGCTGCTGGGCTTCGATTACGGCACCAAACAGATCGGCGTGGCGGTCGGCCAGGTGATTACCGGCCAGGCCCGCGAGCTGTGCACCCTGAAGGCGCAGAACGGCGTTCCCGACTGGAACCAGGTCGAAGCCCTGATCAAGGAGTGGAAACCCGACGCCGTGGTGGTCGGCCTGCCGCTGAACATGGACGGCACGCCCAGCGACATGTGCGTTCGCGCGGAGAAATTCGCCCGCAGGCTCAACGGCCGCTACAACCTGCCTTTCTATACCCACGACGAGCGTCTGACCACGTTCGAGGCCAAGGGCGAACGCCTGGTACGTGGCGGGCAGAAAGGCAGTTACCGCGACAACCCGGTAGACGCCATCGCGGCCGCCCTGCTGCTGCAAGGCTGGCTCGACGCCAACGCCGCCCTGTTCGAAACCTGA
- a CDS encoding YqgE/AlgH family protein: MKNVSPTYLKHHFLIAMPHMADPNFAHTLTYIVEHTANGAMGLVINRPQELNLADILEQLRPDVEPPLLCQHVPIFIGGPVQTDRGFVLHPTGPSYQATVDLDGVSLSTSQDVLFAIADGVGPEKSLIALGYAGWEAGQLEAELADNAWLTCPFDADILFNTSSELRLEAAASRLGVNLSLLTSQAGHA, translated from the coding sequence ATGAAAAACGTCAGCCCCACCTACCTCAAGCATCACTTCCTGATTGCCATGCCACACATGGCCGATCCGAACTTTGCCCACACCTTGACCTACATCGTCGAGCACACGGCCAATGGGGCCATGGGGCTGGTGATCAATCGGCCGCAGGAACTGAACCTGGCGGACATTCTTGAGCAGTTGCGCCCGGATGTAGAACCGCCACTCTTGTGCCAGCACGTCCCGATTTTCATCGGCGGCCCGGTGCAGACCGACCGAGGCTTCGTGCTCCACCCGACGGGGCCGTCCTACCAGGCCACCGTGGACCTGGATGGCGTATCGCTGTCCACCTCCCAGGATGTGCTGTTCGCCATTGCCGACGGCGTAGGCCCGGAAAAAAGCCTGATCGCCCTAGGCTATGCCGGTTGGGAAGCCGGGCAACTGGAAGCCGAGCTGGCCGATAACGCCTGGCTGACCTGCCCGTTCGACGCCGACATCCTGTTCAACACCAGCAGCGAACTGCGCCTGGAAGCGGCGGCCAGCCGGTTGGGGGTCAACCTCAGTCTGCTCACCAGCCAGGCAGGACACGCCTGA
- a CDS encoding energy transducer TonB, with the protein MTLPSDLPQELAHRGVRPADRLGFTLFLAALIHLALLLGVGFATVEPKQISQTLEITLATFKSEAKPQKADFLAQENQQGSGTLEKKATPKTTQIAPFQDNKVQKVTPPPAAKPEVRETAPKAAVTTVAPKPKKAPVKEEVRPDPKPKAPVPTFDSAQLSSDIASLEAELAQEQQLYAKRPRIHRLSAASTMRDKGAWYKDEWRKKVERIGNLNYPDEARRKQIYGNLRLLVSINRDGSLYEVLVLESSGQPLLDQAAQRIVRLAAPFAPFTGDLSDIDRLEIIRTWKFARGDRLSSN; encoded by the coding sequence ATGACCCTCCCGTCCGATCTGCCCCAAGAGCTCGCCCATCGCGGCGTGCGCCCGGCTGATCGTCTCGGTTTTACCCTGTTCCTGGCGGCATTGATCCACTTGGCACTGCTGCTGGGCGTCGGGTTTGCCACGGTAGAACCCAAACAGATCAGCCAGACCCTGGAAATCACCCTGGCCACCTTCAAAAGCGAAGCCAAGCCACAAAAAGCGGACTTCCTCGCCCAGGAAAACCAGCAAGGCAGTGGCACCCTGGAAAAAAAGGCGACGCCCAAGACCACCCAGATCGCGCCATTCCAGGACAATAAAGTGCAGAAGGTCACACCGCCGCCAGCGGCCAAGCCCGAAGTCCGGGAGACGGCGCCCAAGGCAGCCGTGACCACCGTGGCGCCGAAGCCGAAAAAAGCCCCGGTCAAGGAAGAGGTCAGGCCCGACCCCAAACCCAAGGCCCCGGTGCCCACCTTCGATAGCGCCCAACTGTCCAGCGACATCGCCAGCCTGGAAGCCGAGCTGGCCCAGGAACAGCAGTTGTATGCCAAACGCCCGCGTATCCACCGCCTGAGCGCCGCCTCGACCATGCGCGACAAGGGCGCCTGGTACAAAGATGAGTGGCGCAAGAAAGTCGAGCGCATCGGCAATCTCAACTACCCCGACGAAGCCCGGCGCAAGCAGATCTATGGCAACTTGCGGCTGCTGGTCTCGATCAACCGCGACGGCTCGTTGTATGAAGTGCTGGTGCTGGAGTCCTCCGGCCAGCCATTGCTGGATCAGGCCGCCCAGCGGATCGTGCGCCTGGCCGCGCCGTTCGCACCGTTTACCGGGGACCTGTCGGACATCGACCGCCTGGAAATCATCCGCACCTGGAAGTTCGCCCGGGGCGATCGTCTCTCCAGCAACTGA
- the gshB gene encoding glutathione synthase, which yields MSVRVGIVMDPIASISYKKDSSLAMLLAAQKRGWELFYMEQRDLYQAEGQARARMKPLNVFANPEKWFELGTERDALLSDLDVILMRKDPPFDMEFVYSTYLLEQAENAGVLVVNKPQSLRDCNEKLFATLFPQCTPPTIVSRRPDVLREFADHHGDVILKPLDGMGGSSIFRHTAGHPNLSVILETLTLHGQQQIMIQGYLPAIVDGDKRILMIDGEPVDYCLARIPAAGETRGNLAAGGRGEARPLTEKDRWIAAQVGPTLREKGLLFVGLDVIGEHLTEINVTSPTCIREIDNAFGTDIGAMLMDAIDQKLKAR from the coding sequence ATGAGCGTACGCGTCGGCATTGTCATGGACCCTATCGCCAGCATTTCCTATAAAAAGGATAGCTCGCTGGCCATGCTGCTGGCCGCTCAGAAGCGCGGCTGGGAGCTGTTCTACATGGAGCAGCGCGACCTCTACCAGGCCGAAGGCCAGGCGCGGGCACGGATGAAGCCGCTGAACGTCTTCGCCAACCCCGAAAAATGGTTTGAGCTGGGTACCGAACGCGATGCGCTGCTCAGCGACCTGGACGTGATCCTCATGCGCAAGGATCCGCCTTTCGACATGGAGTTCGTGTATTCCACCTACCTGCTGGAACAGGCCGAAAACGCCGGTGTGCTGGTGGTCAACAAACCCCAGAGCCTGCGCGACTGCAACGAAAAGCTGTTCGCCACGCTGTTCCCGCAATGCACGCCGCCCACCATCGTCAGCCGTCGCCCGGACGTGCTGCGTGAATTCGCCGACCATCACGGCGACGTGATCCTCAAGCCCCTGGACGGCATGGGCGGCTCCTCGATTTTCCGTCACACCGCCGGCCACCCCAACCTGTCAGTGATCCTCGAAACCCTGACCCTGCACGGTCAGCAGCAGATCATGATCCAGGGTTACCTGCCGGCCATCGTCGATGGCGACAAGCGCATCCTGATGATCGACGGCGAACCGGTGGACTATTGCCTGGCGCGCATTCCCGCGGCCGGCGAAACCCGCGGCAACCTGGCGGCCGGCGGGCGTGGCGAGGCGCGTCCGTTGACTGAAAAGGACCGCTGGATCGCGGCCCAGGTCGGCCCGACCCTGCGGGAGAAAGGTCTGCTGTTCGTGGGCCTGGACGTGATCGGCGAGCACCTGACGGAAATCAACGTCACCAGCCCGACCTGCATCCGCGAGATCGACAACGCCTTCGGCACCGACATCGGCGCGATGCTGATGGATGCCATCGATCAGAAGCTCAAGGCTCGTTGA
- a CDS encoding response regulator, translating to MAEHLTQQQPSALKVMVIDDSKTIRRTAETLLRNVGCEVITAVDGFDALAKIADHHPGIIFVDIMMPRLDGYQTCALIKNNSVFKATPVIMLSSRDGLFDKAKGRIVGSDQFLTKPFSKEELLGAIRAHVPGFAAVQPHQAH from the coding sequence ATGGCAGAGCATCTTACGCAGCAGCAACCCAGCGCCTTGAAGGTCATGGTCATCGACGACTCGAAGACCATCCGCCGCACCGCCGAGACCTTGTTGCGCAACGTGGGTTGCGAGGTCATCACGGCGGTCGATGGCTTCGATGCCCTGGCCAAGATCGCCGACCATCATCCGGGCATTATCTTTGTCGACATCATGATGCCGCGCCTGGACGGTTACCAGACTTGTGCCCTGATCAAGAACAACAGCGTTTTCAAGGCCACGCCGGTGATCATGTTGTCGTCCCGGGACGGTTTGTTCGACAAGGCCAAGGGGCGCATTGTCGGCTCCGATCAGTTTTTGACCAAGCCTTTCAGCAAGGAAGAACTGCTGGGCGCGATACGGGCTCATGTTCCGGGCTTTGCCGCTGTCCAGCCGCACCAGGCACATTAA
- the pilH gene encoding twitching motility response regulator PilH, whose protein sequence is MARILIVDDSPTEMYKLTGMLEKHGHQVLKAENGADGVALARQEKPDAVLMDIVMPGLNGFQATRQLTKDPDTGHIPVIIITTKDQDTDKVWGTRQGAKDYLTKPVDEETLIKTLNNVLAG, encoded by the coding sequence ATGGCACGAATTCTGATCGTCGATGATTCGCCGACCGAAATGTACAAACTGACCGGCATGCTGGAAAAGCACGGCCACCAGGTCCTGAAGGCCGAAAACGGCGCCGACGGCGTGGCCCTGGCTCGCCAGGAAAAGCCCGACGCGGTCCTGATGGATATCGTCATGCCCGGCCTCAACGGTTTCCAGGCCACGCGCCAGTTGACCAAGGATCCGGACACCGGGCACATCCCGGTGATCATCATCACCACCAAGGACCAGGACACCGACAAGGTCTGGGGCACTCGCCAAGGCGCGAAGGACTACCTGACCAAACCGGTGGACGAAGAAACCCTGATCAAGACCCTGAACAACGTGCTGGCGGGTTGA